In Dermochelys coriacea isolate rDerCor1 chromosome 16, rDerCor1.pri.v4, whole genome shotgun sequence, one genomic interval encodes:
- the RALGDS gene encoding ral guanine nucleotide dissociation stimulator isoform X7 gives MMMMMMIDTQSSTQEIGEELGDGVIYSISLRKVQLHHTANKGQRWLGFENESALNLYETCKVRTIKAGTLEKLVEYLVSAFKGNDSTYVTIFLCTYRAFATTKQVLDLLLNRYGKLHVQMNGDHTRHMVDERLELKNTISSILGAWLDQYSEDFRKPPDFACLKQLISYVRHNIPGSDLERRARILLAQFQQQEHSDAEADAVDQTSCTFRIVEENGLEEGKPDFLAFSQEMVAEQFTLMDAELFKKVVPYHCLGCIWSQRDKKGKEHLAPTIRATVSQFNSVTNCVIATCLGDRSLKPQQRAKVVERWIEVARECRILKNFSSLRAILSALQCNAVHRLKKTWDEVSRESYRTFHELSEIFSDENNHSLSRELLIKEGTSKFATLEINPKRAQKRQQQQREMGVMQGTIPYLGTFLTDLVMLDTAMKDFLDGGLINFEKRRKEFEVIAQIKLLQSACNNYSFTQEDRFVEWFHGVERLSEAESYSLSCEIEPLSESASNTLKAKKNTGIIKRWSDRQVPSAEPCTSGSSHSKSFDQLKCGQYLCSGDTADSVSVTSAGSSSSDVEEINISFIPESPDCQEKKVRGSSLGSPRAQAIRSQFWECTSLSSLDTSGIGSGSSSASSSSVSSTPVTASRTHKRSVSGISSYSSLSLPLYNQQIDDCCIIRVSLAVDNGNMYKSILVTSQDKTPVVIRKAMAKHNLDGDRPEDYELVQIISEERELKIPDNANVFYAMNSAANYDFVLKKRGFSKGVKIKHGSSSTLPRMKQKGLKIAKGIF, from the exons AGCTCCACGCAGGAGATCGGAGAAGAGCTGGGAGATGGAGTGATCTACAGCATATCGCTCCGGAAGGTGCAGCTCCACCACACAGCCAACAAGGGGCAGCGATGGCTCGGG TTCGAGAACGAGTCGGCCTTGAACCTCTACGAGACATGTAAGGTGCGGACAATAAAAGCTGGGACCCTGGAGAAGCTGGTGGAGTATCTGGTCTCAGCCTTCAAGGGCAATGACTCCACCTACGTCACCATCTTCCTGTGCACGTACCGGGCCTTCGCCACCACCAAGCAAGTGCTAGACCTGCTGCTCAACAG GTACGGCAAACTGCACGTCCAGATGAATGGGGACCACACCAGACACATGGTGGATGAGAGACTGGAGCTGAAAAA CACCATCTCCTCCATCCTGGGCGCCTGGCTGGACCAGTATTCTGAAGACTTCCGCAAGCCCCCAGACTTCGCCTGCCTCAAGCAGCTCATCTCCTACGTGCGCCACAACATCCCTGGCTCGGACCTGGAGCGGAGAGCACGGATCCTGCTGGCCCAgttccagcagcaggagcacagcGATGCAGAGGCAGATG CTGTGGACCAGACCAGCTGCACCTTCCGGATAGTGGAGGAGAAcgggctggaggaggggaagcCAGACTTCCTCGCCTTCTCCCAGGAGATGGTGGCCGAGCAGTTCACGCTGATGGATGCT GAGCTGTTTAAGAAAGTGGTGCCTTACCACTGCCTGGGCTGCATCTGGTCCCAGCGGGACAAGAAGGGCAAAGAGCACCTGGCCCCCACCATCCGCGCCACTGTCTCCCAGTTCAACAGCGTCACCAACTGCGTCATTGCAACGTGCCTTGGGGACCGTTCCCTCAAACCGCAGCAGAGGGCCAAAGTGGTGGAGCGGTGGATTGAAGTGGCTCGG GAGTGTCGCATCCTAAAGAATTTCTCCTCTCTCCGAGCCATCCTCTCCGCCCTGCAGTGTAACGCGGTTCACAGGCTGAAGAAGACCTGGGACGAGGTGTCACG GGAGAGCTACCGCACTTTCCACGAGCTGTCGGAAATCTTCTCGGATGAGAACAACCACTCGCTGAGCCGGGAGCTTCTCATTAAG GAGGGCACGTCCAAATTCGCCACCCTGGAGATCAACCCAAAGAGGGCCCAGAaacggcagcagcagcagcgggagaTG GGCGTGATGCAAGGCACCATTCCCTACCTGGGCACCTTCCTCACAGACCTAGTGATGCTGGATACTGCCATGAAAGACTTCCTGGAT GGGGGACTGATCAACTTTGAGAAGAGAAGGAAG GAGTTTGAAGTCATCGCCCAGATCAAGCTGCTCCAGTCGGCCTGCAACAACTACAGTTTCACGCAGGAGGATCGCTTTGTGGAGTGGTTCCATGGCGTGGAGCGGCTGAGCGAGGCTGAAAG CTATAGCCTCTCGTGTGAGATCGAGCCCCTGTCTGAGTCGGCCAGCAACACGctgaaggcaaagaaaaacaCAGGCATCATCAAGCGATGGAGCGA CCGGCAGGTGCCGAGCGCCGAGCCCTGCACTAGCGGCAGCTCCCATTCCAAATCCTTCGACCAGCTCAAGTGCGGGCAGTACCTGTGCAGCGGGGACACGGCCGACTCGGTCAGCGTCACCTCggctggctccagcagctccgACGTGGAGGAAATCAACATCAGCTTCATCCCCGAGTCCCCCGACTGCCAGGAGAAGAAGGTACGGGGCAGCTCGCTGGGCTCCCCTCGCGCCCAGGCGATCAGGAGCCAG ttttggGAATGCACCTCGCTCTCCTCCCTGGACACGTCGGGGATCGGCTCTGGCTCCAGCAGTGCCTCCTCCTCGTCTGTCTCCTCCACCCCAGTGACGGCCTCGCGCACCCACAAGCGCTCCGTCTCGGGCATCTCCAGctactcctccctctccctccccctctacAACCAGCAGATTGACGACTGCTGCATCATCCGGGTCAGCCTGGCCGTGGACAATGGCAACATGTACAAAAGCATCCTG GTGACGAGCCAGGATAAGACCCCGGTGGTGATTCGCAAGGCTATGGCCAAACACAACCTGGACGGGGACCGGCCGGAAGACTACGAGCTCGTTCAGATCATCTCAGAGGAAAGAG
- the RALGDS gene encoding ral guanine nucleotide dissociation stimulator isoform X8 has protein sequence MMMMMMIDTQSSTQEIGEELGDGVIYSISLRKVQLHHTANKGQRWLGFENESALNLYETCKVRTIKAGTLEKLVEYLVSAFKGNDSTYVTIFLCTYRAFATTKQVLDLLLNRYGKLHVQMNGDHTRHMVDERLELKNTISSILGAWLDQYSEDFRKPPDFACLKQLISYVRHNIPGSDLERRARILLAQFQQQEHSDAEADAVDQTSCTFRIVEENGLEEGKPDFLAFSQEMVAEQFTLMDAELFKKVVPYHCLGCIWSQRDKKGKEHLAPTIRATVSQFNSVTNCVIATCLGDRSLKPQQRAKVVERWIEVARECRILKNFSSLRAILSALQCNAVHRLKKTWDEVSRESYRTFHELSEIFSDENNHSLSRELLIKEGTSKFATLEINPKRAQKRQQQQREMGVMQGTIPYLGTFLTDLVMLDTAMKDFLDGGLINFEKRRKEFEVIAQIKLLQSACNNYSFTQEDRFVEWFHGVERLSEAESYSLSCEIEPLSESASNTLKAKKNTGIIKRWSDRQVPSAEPCTSGSSHSKSFDQLKCGQYLCSGDTADSVSVTSAGSSSSDVEEINISFIPESPDCQEKKFWECTSLSSLDTSGIGSGSSSASSSSVSSTPVTASRTHKRSVSGISSYSSLSLPLYNQQIDDCCIIRVSLAVDNGNMYKSILVTSQDKTPVVIRKAMAKHNLDGDRPEDYELVQIISEERELKIPDNANVFYAMNSAANYDFVLKKRGFSKGVKIKHGSSSTLPRMKQKGLKIAKGIF, from the exons AGCTCCACGCAGGAGATCGGAGAAGAGCTGGGAGATGGAGTGATCTACAGCATATCGCTCCGGAAGGTGCAGCTCCACCACACAGCCAACAAGGGGCAGCGATGGCTCGGG TTCGAGAACGAGTCGGCCTTGAACCTCTACGAGACATGTAAGGTGCGGACAATAAAAGCTGGGACCCTGGAGAAGCTGGTGGAGTATCTGGTCTCAGCCTTCAAGGGCAATGACTCCACCTACGTCACCATCTTCCTGTGCACGTACCGGGCCTTCGCCACCACCAAGCAAGTGCTAGACCTGCTGCTCAACAG GTACGGCAAACTGCACGTCCAGATGAATGGGGACCACACCAGACACATGGTGGATGAGAGACTGGAGCTGAAAAA CACCATCTCCTCCATCCTGGGCGCCTGGCTGGACCAGTATTCTGAAGACTTCCGCAAGCCCCCAGACTTCGCCTGCCTCAAGCAGCTCATCTCCTACGTGCGCCACAACATCCCTGGCTCGGACCTGGAGCGGAGAGCACGGATCCTGCTGGCCCAgttccagcagcaggagcacagcGATGCAGAGGCAGATG CTGTGGACCAGACCAGCTGCACCTTCCGGATAGTGGAGGAGAAcgggctggaggaggggaagcCAGACTTCCTCGCCTTCTCCCAGGAGATGGTGGCCGAGCAGTTCACGCTGATGGATGCT GAGCTGTTTAAGAAAGTGGTGCCTTACCACTGCCTGGGCTGCATCTGGTCCCAGCGGGACAAGAAGGGCAAAGAGCACCTGGCCCCCACCATCCGCGCCACTGTCTCCCAGTTCAACAGCGTCACCAACTGCGTCATTGCAACGTGCCTTGGGGACCGTTCCCTCAAACCGCAGCAGAGGGCCAAAGTGGTGGAGCGGTGGATTGAAGTGGCTCGG GAGTGTCGCATCCTAAAGAATTTCTCCTCTCTCCGAGCCATCCTCTCCGCCCTGCAGTGTAACGCGGTTCACAGGCTGAAGAAGACCTGGGACGAGGTGTCACG GGAGAGCTACCGCACTTTCCACGAGCTGTCGGAAATCTTCTCGGATGAGAACAACCACTCGCTGAGCCGGGAGCTTCTCATTAAG GAGGGCACGTCCAAATTCGCCACCCTGGAGATCAACCCAAAGAGGGCCCAGAaacggcagcagcagcagcgggagaTG GGCGTGATGCAAGGCACCATTCCCTACCTGGGCACCTTCCTCACAGACCTAGTGATGCTGGATACTGCCATGAAAGACTTCCTGGAT GGGGGACTGATCAACTTTGAGAAGAGAAGGAAG GAGTTTGAAGTCATCGCCCAGATCAAGCTGCTCCAGTCGGCCTGCAACAACTACAGTTTCACGCAGGAGGATCGCTTTGTGGAGTGGTTCCATGGCGTGGAGCGGCTGAGCGAGGCTGAAAG CTATAGCCTCTCGTGTGAGATCGAGCCCCTGTCTGAGTCGGCCAGCAACACGctgaaggcaaagaaaaacaCAGGCATCATCAAGCGATGGAGCGA CCGGCAGGTGCCGAGCGCCGAGCCCTGCACTAGCGGCAGCTCCCATTCCAAATCCTTCGACCAGCTCAAGTGCGGGCAGTACCTGTGCAGCGGGGACACGGCCGACTCGGTCAGCGTCACCTCggctggctccagcagctccgACGTGGAGGAAATCAACATCAGCTTCATCCCCGAGTCCCCCGACTGCCAGGAGAAGAAG ttttggGAATGCACCTCGCTCTCCTCCCTGGACACGTCGGGGATCGGCTCTGGCTCCAGCAGTGCCTCCTCCTCGTCTGTCTCCTCCACCCCAGTGACGGCCTCGCGCACCCACAAGCGCTCCGTCTCGGGCATCTCCAGctactcctccctctccctccccctctacAACCAGCAGATTGACGACTGCTGCATCATCCGGGTCAGCCTGGCCGTGGACAATGGCAACATGTACAAAAGCATCCTG GTGACGAGCCAGGATAAGACCCCGGTGGTGATTCGCAAGGCTATGGCCAAACACAACCTGGACGGGGACCGGCCGGAAGACTACGAGCTCGTTCAGATCATCTCAGAGGAAAGAG